Proteins from a genomic interval of Bradyrhizobium sp. CCGB01:
- a CDS encoding MarR family winged helix-turn-helix transcriptional regulator, with product MPRKHPAADQPLRLDNQICFAVYSAAHAFNRVYKPLLDRLGLTYPQYLVMLVLWERDDVPVKVIGEKLFLDSGTLTPLLKRLEAAHLVRRTRSSEDERQVLIALTAQGHALKDKARAVPQSVLAASDCSVSELVAMKDEIVALRDRLNAVIGE from the coding sequence ATGCCCCGGAAACACCCGGCAGCGGATCAGCCGCTGCGGCTCGACAACCAGATCTGCTTCGCGGTCTATTCGGCCGCGCATGCCTTCAACCGCGTCTACAAGCCGCTGCTCGACCGGCTCGGCCTGACCTATCCGCAATATCTGGTGATGCTGGTGCTGTGGGAGCGCGACGACGTGCCGGTCAAGGTCATCGGCGAAAAGCTGTTCCTGGATTCGGGCACGCTGACGCCGCTGCTCAAGCGGCTCGAGGCTGCCCACCTCGTCAGGCGCACGCGCTCGAGCGAGGACGAACGTCAGGTGCTGATCGCGCTGACGGCGCAGGGCCACGCCTTGAAGGACAAGGCGCGGGCCGTGCCGCAATCGGTCCTCGCGGCGTCGGACTGCTCGGTCTCGGAACTGGTCGCGATGAAGGACGAGATCGTCGCGCTGCGCGACCGGCTCAATGCGGTGATCGGG